In one Oncorhynchus nerka isolate Pitt River linkage group LG7, Oner_Uvic_2.0, whole genome shotgun sequence genomic region, the following are encoded:
- the LOC135572585 gene encoding elastase-1-like, with protein MNSCAKLFILIAIAGVCVILYLATLEEHVTTDLNCGKRPERPSTMMPFDYDDYGGGRFIGGTPIDPSIWPWQVSIMHRPTAADPFQHHCGGAIISQDWILTAAVCVHAPQHRLSSNLIVKAGTTDTNHNDANTQELQIERIVPHKLFNPITLRYNIALLKLKRPLVFNTFVDEICIPDNSNVEEHQYGICHITGYAGPNANTSILQEAEVKKIGNPRCNMPTWWNYKVARDMFCMSHPSGMGGPDGCEMNLGGPVSCFMPANNRYYIYGVRVYTQDCGVPRRPNIYLKVSKHFYWIQREVGDSAPPIPAPIHSRSLAMCFLLSSLAKVVI; from the exons ATGAACTCCTGTGCCAAATTGTTCATTTTGATAGCCATCGCAGGAGTTTGTGTTATCTTGTATTTGGCCACTTTGGAGGAACATGTTACAACAGACC TGAATTGTGgaaagagaccagagagaccatcAACGATGATGCCATTTGACTATGATGATTATGGTGGTGGTCGGTTCATTGGTGGCACTCCAATTGACCCTAGTATTTGGCCGTGGCAAGTCTCCATCATGCACCGTCCGACCGCAGCAGATCCTTTTCAGCATCACTGTGGAGGAGCCATCATCAGCCAGGACTGGATACTGACAGCTGCCGTATGTGTTCATGCACCACAGCATCG CCTTTCAAGCAACCTGATAGTCAAAGCTGGGACCACGGATACAAACCACAATGACGCGAACACACAGGAATTACAAATTGAGAGGATAGTCCCGCACAAACTTTTTAATCCTATCACACTGCGATACAACATCGCACTTCTGAAGTTGAAACGCCCCCTTGTATTCAACACCTTTGTGGATGAAATTTGCATCCCAGATAATTCCAATGTTGAAGAACATCAGTATGGTATCTGCCACATCACAGGCTATGCAGGGCCCAATG CAAACACCAGCATTTTACAAGAAGCAGAAGTGAAGAAAATTGGCAATCCCAGGTGTAACATGCCTACCTGGTGGAACTACAAAGTGGCTAGGGACATGTTTTGTATGTCTCATCCCAGTGGCATGGGTGGTCCTGATGGTTGTGAG ATGAATCTTGGGGGCCCTGTGAGCTGCTTCATGCCTGCAAACAACCGCTACTACATCTATGGGGTGCGGGTGTATACCCAAGACTGTGGTGTGCCTCGGCGGCCCAACATTTACCTCAAAGTGAGCAAGCATTTCTACTGGATTCAAAGAGAAGTTGGGGACAGCGCCCCCCCCATCCCTGCACCAATTCACAGTCGTTCTTTGGCCATGTGCTTTTTGCTTTCCAGCTTAGCTAAGGTGGTGATTTGA